A region from the Benincasa hispida cultivar B227 chromosome 8, ASM972705v1, whole genome shotgun sequence genome encodes:
- the LOC120083037 gene encoding pentatricopeptide repeat-containing protein At2g13600-like isoform X1 has product MECYTKLALYTRLSKTRFILRVFHGLPHQVHHSPTQEQVLYGKFNLGYDPFAQLSYMELSQKFFEAMKACTFLGSTSVASKLHAQLISTGLCSSVFLQNHLLHMYSKCGLINEALRIFFNSEQRNVITWNTILNGLLDCGRVREAEKMFDEMPLRDPVSWTAMMSGYFRNGQPVDTLKLFVSMFWDSDHVPDLFCFSCAMKACSSVGYVRIALQLHGLSEKYGFGNNKAIQNSIIDMYIKCGAIYAAEQVFLRIEKPSLFSWNSMIYGYSKLHEMGRAFDTFIQMPERDSVSWNTIISSFSQHGLHTQSLGTFVEMWIQDCQPNPMTYASVLSACANICDFQWGKHLHARIVRIEPFLDVLVGNGLVDMYAKCGLIEASKRVFNSLTERNVVTWTSLISGIAQFGSQEEVYDIFYQMREDCVTMDDFILATILGVCEGEKNISIGEQLHGFTVKTGMNSSVPVGNATLTMYAKCGDVEKASLAFETMAAQDVISWTTMITSFTHSGNVERARDYFDRMPERNVISWNAMLGAYFQNGFWEEGLKLYILMLRQEVRPDWITFVTTISACSELAISKLGTQIVSQAVKVGLGSDVSVANSVITLYSRCGRIEEAQKIFDSIQEKNLISWNSIMGGYAQNGEGRKVIEVFQNMLMVGCRPDHITYVAILSGCSHSGLVKEAKHYFNSMTKDFGISATLEHFVCMVDLFGRAGLLKPALDLIDQMPFKPNATIWGALLSACRIHRDTEMAELAMKNLLELNTENFESYILLANVYSSSGRLECVSDVRQVMREKGVQKDPGCSWIEVSNRVHVFTVNDTSHPQIKDIYKALEDIIKKIKDDYGYVDGSSSVGYHSEKLAIAFGLISLPDWMPIYVMKNLRVCNDCHQVMKLISLVAMRKLVMRDGHRFHHLQNGSCSCGDYW; this is encoded by the exons ACACGTCTCTCCAAAACAAG GTTCATCCTCAGGGTCTTCCATGGCCTCCCGCATCAGGTTCATCATAGTCCAACTCAGGAACAAGTCCTCTATGGAAAGTTCAATCTTGGTTACGACCCCTTTGCTCAGCTTTCTTACATGGAACTCTCCCAAAAATTCTTTGAGGCCATGAAAGCTTGTACATTTCTTGGATCAACATCTGTTGCATCAAAGCTTCATGCCCAACTCATCTCCACTGGTTTGTGCTCCTCTGTTTTCCTCCAAAACCATCTCTTACACATGTACTCAAAATGTGGATTAATAAATGAGGCTCTTCGGATTTTCTTTAACAGCGAGCAACGCAATGTCATTACTTGGAATACAATTCTTAATGGGTTGTTGGATTGTGGTCGAGTAAGGGAAGCAGAGAAGATGTTTGATGAAATGCCCCTTAGAGATCCTGTTTCTTGGACTGCAATGATGTCGGGCTATTTCCGCAATGGTCAGCCAGTGGATACTCTTAAACTTTTTGTTTCAATGTTttgggattcagatcatgttccTGACTTGTTTTGTTTCTCTTGTGCAATGAAGGCTTGTAGTAGTGTTGGTTATGTAAGGATAGCTCTTCAGTTGCACGGTCTCTCAGAGAAATATGGCTTTGGAAACAACAAAGCCATCCaaaattctattattgatatGTATATAAAGTGTGGTGCTATTTATGCTGCTGAGCAAGTCTTTCTAAGGATTGAAAAGCCAAGCTTATTTAGTTGGAATAGTATGATCTATGGTTACTCTAAATTGCACGAGATGGGACGGGCATTTGACACTTTCATACAAATGCCTGAACGTGATTCCGTCTCTTGGAACACAATCATTTCATCATTTTCTCAACATGGTCTGCACACACAGAGCCTTGGTACGTTTGTTGAGATGTGGATTCAGGATTGCCAACCAAATCCAATGACATATGCAAGTGTTCTTAGTGCATGTGCTAATATCTGTGATTTTCAATGGGGTAAACATTTGCATGCCCGAATTGTCCGCATCGAACCCTTTTTGGATGTTTTGGTGGGCAATGGATTGGTTGATATGTATGCAAAATGTGGACTCATTGAAGCTTCAAAACGGGTATTTAACTCATTAACAGAACGCAATGTAGTAACCTGGACTTCACTAATTAGTGGAATTGCACAGTTTGGTAGTCAAGAAGAagtttatgatattttttatcAAATGAGAGAAGATTGTGTTACTATGGATGACTTTATTCTTGCAACCATTCTTGGTGTATGTgaaggagaaaaaaatatttcaattggGGAGCAGTTACATGGATTTACAGTGAAGACTGGGATGAATTCATCTGTACCTGTAGGCAATGCTACTTTGACAATGTATgcaaaatgtggagatgttGAGAAGGCAAGTCTTGCTTTTGAAACAATGGCTGCTCAAGATGTTATCTCATGGACAACAATGATCACTTCGTTCACCCACAGTGGCAATGTAGAAAGAGCACGGGATTATTTTGACCGAATGCCAGAGCGTAATGTCATAAGTTGGAATGCAATGTTAGGTGCATATTTCCAAAACGGTTTTTGGGAAGAAGGTTTAAAATTGTACATTCTTATGCTAAGACAGGAAGTTAGGCCAGATTGGATCACCTTTGTTACGACGATCAGTGCTTGTTCTGAGTTAGCAATTTCAAAACTTGGGACACAAATTGTATCTCAAGCGGTAAAAGTAGGGCTTGGTTCTGATGTTTCAGTTGCTAACAGTGTAATTACCTTATATTCCAGATGTGGTAGAATTGAAGAAGCGCAGAAAATTTTTGACTCAATACAAGAGAAAAACTTGATTTCTTGGAACTCAATAATGGGAGGATATGCTCAAAATGGTGAAGGCAGGAAGGTGATTGAAGTTTTTCAGAACATGTTGATGGTTGGTTGCAGACCTGATCATATCACCTATGTTGCAATTCTCTCAGGTTGCAGCCATTCAGGCCTTGTAAAAGAAGCAAAACATTACTTTAACTCCATGACTAAAGATTTTGGCATCTCTGCAACTCTAGAGCACTTTGTGTGTATGGTAGATCTGTTCGGTCGAGCTGGGTTACTAAAGCCGGCCTTGGATCTGATTGATCAAATGCCATTTAAGCCAAATGCCACCATATGGGGCGCTCTACTCAGTGCTTGTAGGATCCACCGTGACACTGAAATGGCAGAGCTGGCAATGAAGAACTTGCTAGAATTGAACACTGAAAACTTTGAAAGTTACATTCTGCTAGCAAATGTCTACTCTAGTTCTGGGAGACTGGAATGTGTTTCTGATGTGAGACAGGTGATGAGAGAGAAGGGAGTACAGAAAGATCCTGGCTGCAGCTGGATAGAGGTGAGCAACAGGGTCCATGTCTTTACTGTCAATGACACAAGCCATCCACAAATCAAGGATATTTATAAGGCATTGGAAGACATTATTAAGAAGATCAAAGATGATTATGGTTATGTTGATGGGTCGAGTTCTGTTGGGTATCATAGTGAGAAGCTTGCTATTGCTTTTGGTTTGATTAGCTTGCCTGATTGGATGCCAATCTATGTGATGAAAAACCTTCGAGTTTGCAACGATTGTCACCAGGTGATGAAATTGATTTCTCTTGTTGCCATGAGGAAACTTGTTATGCGGGATGGGCACCGATTTCATCACTTGCAGAATGGAAGTTGCTCTTGTGGAGATTACTGGTAG
- the LOC120083037 gene encoding pentatricopeptide repeat-containing protein At2g13600-like isoform X2, translating into MFDEMPLRDPVSWTAMMSGYFRNGQPVDTLKLFVSMFWDSDHVPDLFCFSCAMKACSSVGYVRIALQLHGLSEKYGFGNNKAIQNSIIDMYIKCGAIYAAEQVFLRIEKPSLFSWNSMIYGYSKLHEMGRAFDTFIQMPERDSVSWNTIISSFSQHGLHTQSLGTFVEMWIQDCQPNPMTYASVLSACANICDFQWGKHLHARIVRIEPFLDVLVGNGLVDMYAKCGLIEASKRVFNSLTERNVVTWTSLISGIAQFGSQEEVYDIFYQMREDCVTMDDFILATILGVCEGEKNISIGEQLHGFTVKTGMNSSVPVGNATLTMYAKCGDVEKASLAFETMAAQDVISWTTMITSFTHSGNVERARDYFDRMPERNVISWNAMLGAYFQNGFWEEGLKLYILMLRQEVRPDWITFVTTISACSELAISKLGTQIVSQAVKVGLGSDVSVANSVITLYSRCGRIEEAQKIFDSIQEKNLISWNSIMGGYAQNGEGRKVIEVFQNMLMVGCRPDHITYVAILSGCSHSGLVKEAKHYFNSMTKDFGISATLEHFVCMVDLFGRAGLLKPALDLIDQMPFKPNATIWGALLSACRIHRDTEMAELAMKNLLELNTENFESYILLANVYSSSGRLECVSDVRQVMREKGVQKDPGCSWIEVSNRVHVFTVNDTSHPQIKDIYKALEDIIKKIKDDYGYVDGSSSVGYHSEKLAIAFGLISLPDWMPIYVMKNLRVCNDCHQVMKLISLVAMRKLVMRDGHRFHHLQNGSCSCGDYW; encoded by the coding sequence ATGTTTGATGAAATGCCCCTTAGAGATCCTGTTTCTTGGACTGCAATGATGTCGGGCTATTTCCGCAATGGTCAGCCAGTGGATACTCTTAAACTTTTTGTTTCAATGTTttgggattcagatcatgttccTGACTTGTTTTGTTTCTCTTGTGCAATGAAGGCTTGTAGTAGTGTTGGTTATGTAAGGATAGCTCTTCAGTTGCACGGTCTCTCAGAGAAATATGGCTTTGGAAACAACAAAGCCATCCaaaattctattattgatatGTATATAAAGTGTGGTGCTATTTATGCTGCTGAGCAAGTCTTTCTAAGGATTGAAAAGCCAAGCTTATTTAGTTGGAATAGTATGATCTATGGTTACTCTAAATTGCACGAGATGGGACGGGCATTTGACACTTTCATACAAATGCCTGAACGTGATTCCGTCTCTTGGAACACAATCATTTCATCATTTTCTCAACATGGTCTGCACACACAGAGCCTTGGTACGTTTGTTGAGATGTGGATTCAGGATTGCCAACCAAATCCAATGACATATGCAAGTGTTCTTAGTGCATGTGCTAATATCTGTGATTTTCAATGGGGTAAACATTTGCATGCCCGAATTGTCCGCATCGAACCCTTTTTGGATGTTTTGGTGGGCAATGGATTGGTTGATATGTATGCAAAATGTGGACTCATTGAAGCTTCAAAACGGGTATTTAACTCATTAACAGAACGCAATGTAGTAACCTGGACTTCACTAATTAGTGGAATTGCACAGTTTGGTAGTCAAGAAGAagtttatgatattttttatcAAATGAGAGAAGATTGTGTTACTATGGATGACTTTATTCTTGCAACCATTCTTGGTGTATGTgaaggagaaaaaaatatttcaattggGGAGCAGTTACATGGATTTACAGTGAAGACTGGGATGAATTCATCTGTACCTGTAGGCAATGCTACTTTGACAATGTATgcaaaatgtggagatgttGAGAAGGCAAGTCTTGCTTTTGAAACAATGGCTGCTCAAGATGTTATCTCATGGACAACAATGATCACTTCGTTCACCCACAGTGGCAATGTAGAAAGAGCACGGGATTATTTTGACCGAATGCCAGAGCGTAATGTCATAAGTTGGAATGCAATGTTAGGTGCATATTTCCAAAACGGTTTTTGGGAAGAAGGTTTAAAATTGTACATTCTTATGCTAAGACAGGAAGTTAGGCCAGATTGGATCACCTTTGTTACGACGATCAGTGCTTGTTCTGAGTTAGCAATTTCAAAACTTGGGACACAAATTGTATCTCAAGCGGTAAAAGTAGGGCTTGGTTCTGATGTTTCAGTTGCTAACAGTGTAATTACCTTATATTCCAGATGTGGTAGAATTGAAGAAGCGCAGAAAATTTTTGACTCAATACAAGAGAAAAACTTGATTTCTTGGAACTCAATAATGGGAGGATATGCTCAAAATGGTGAAGGCAGGAAGGTGATTGAAGTTTTTCAGAACATGTTGATGGTTGGTTGCAGACCTGATCATATCACCTATGTTGCAATTCTCTCAGGTTGCAGCCATTCAGGCCTTGTAAAAGAAGCAAAACATTACTTTAACTCCATGACTAAAGATTTTGGCATCTCTGCAACTCTAGAGCACTTTGTGTGTATGGTAGATCTGTTCGGTCGAGCTGGGTTACTAAAGCCGGCCTTGGATCTGATTGATCAAATGCCATTTAAGCCAAATGCCACCATATGGGGCGCTCTACTCAGTGCTTGTAGGATCCACCGTGACACTGAAATGGCAGAGCTGGCAATGAAGAACTTGCTAGAATTGAACACTGAAAACTTTGAAAGTTACATTCTGCTAGCAAATGTCTACTCTAGTTCTGGGAGACTGGAATGTGTTTCTGATGTGAGACAGGTGATGAGAGAGAAGGGAGTACAGAAAGATCCTGGCTGCAGCTGGATAGAGGTGAGCAACAGGGTCCATGTCTTTACTGTCAATGACACAAGCCATCCACAAATCAAGGATATTTATAAGGCATTGGAAGACATTATTAAGAAGATCAAAGATGATTATGGTTATGTTGATGGGTCGAGTTCTGTTGGGTATCATAGTGAGAAGCTTGCTATTGCTTTTGGTTTGATTAGCTTGCCTGATTGGATGCCAATCTATGTGATGAAAAACCTTCGAGTTTGCAACGATTGTCACCAGGTGATGAAATTGATTTCTCTTGTTGCCATGAGGAAACTTGTTATGCGGGATGGGCACCGATTTCATCACTTGCAGAATGGAAGTTGCTCTTGTGGAGATTACTGGTAG